A genomic window from Streptomyces broussonetiae includes:
- a CDS encoding alpha-galactosidase D, with protein MRSSPYRALRRHFSGLSRRSLAAALVLAVTTGLAAAVPAAATRAVAVGSPSTDAATTSVSTTQDAASGLAAKPYMGWSSWSMQSSQYPGLNPNGNYSYLTEANVLKQTDALATTLKKYGYDHVNIDAGWWMDGNWTSEFDQYGRQTPDAVRFPHGMKSVADHIHSQGLKAGIYLPVGLEKGAYGDGKVPIRNAPGCTTADVVYPDLRTTNGWDSAYKLDFDNPCAQKYVDSQAQMLADWGYDFLKLDGVGPGSSKSGDNYNNVADVAAWHRAIAAAGRAIHLELSWSLDIGHAADWRKYSNGWRIDTDVECYCNTLVTWENSVNDRWNDAPAWSRQAGPGGWNDLDALDVGNGAMDGLTNAERQSYMTLWAINKSPLFTGDDLTKLDSYGLSLLTNEEVIAVDQNTSPVARPVTPMGDQQVWGTKNPNGTYTVALFNLADAPASVTADWASFGFAGSASVRDLWNHQNLRTYKNKITETLPAHGSRLFIVKPGGTPSATTSYEAESANNTLTGNATVATCDACSGGKKVGNLYLDSKLQFNDVTVKKDGIYTVNVAYVSGDSRSVTVYSNSGNGTSLRFPSTGDWDTADTVSVQLALKAGTNTITFDSGWDYSPDIDRIDVPKSA; from the coding sequence ATGCGGTCATCCCCGTACCGAGCCCTGCGCAGACACTTCTCCGGCCTTTCCCGTCGTAGCCTCGCGGCGGCGCTGGTTCTGGCCGTCACGACCGGGCTCGCCGCAGCCGTCCCGGCCGCCGCCACCCGGGCCGTGGCCGTCGGCTCCCCGTCCACCGATGCGGCCACCACCTCGGTCTCGACCACCCAGGACGCCGCCTCGGGCCTGGCAGCCAAGCCCTACATGGGCTGGTCCAGCTGGAGCATGCAGTCCTCCCAGTACCCGGGCCTGAACCCGAACGGCAACTACAGCTATCTCACCGAGGCGAACGTCCTGAAGCAGACGGACGCCCTCGCCACCACGCTGAAGAAGTACGGCTACGACCACGTCAACATCGACGCCGGCTGGTGGATGGACGGCAACTGGACGTCCGAGTTCGACCAGTACGGCAGGCAGACGCCCGACGCGGTCCGGTTCCCCCACGGGATGAAGTCGGTCGCCGACCACATCCACTCCCAGGGCCTCAAGGCCGGCATCTACCTGCCCGTCGGCCTGGAGAAGGGGGCGTACGGCGACGGCAAGGTGCCGATCCGGAACGCCCCCGGGTGCACCACCGCGGACGTCGTCTACCCGGATCTGCGCACCACCAACGGCTGGGACAGCGCCTACAAGCTCGACTTCGACAACCCGTGTGCACAGAAGTACGTCGACTCACAGGCGCAGATGCTCGCCGACTGGGGCTACGACTTCCTCAAGCTGGACGGTGTGGGCCCCGGCTCGTCCAAGTCCGGTGACAACTACAACAACGTCGCGGACGTCGCCGCCTGGCACCGGGCCATCGCCGCCGCCGGCCGCGCGATCCACCTGGAACTCTCCTGGTCGCTCGACATCGGCCATGCCGCCGACTGGAGGAAGTACTCCAACGGCTGGCGCATCGACACCGATGTCGAGTGCTACTGCAACACCCTGGTGACCTGGGAGAACTCGGTCAACGACCGTTGGAACGACGCCCCGGCGTGGAGCCGTCAGGCAGGCCCGGGCGGCTGGAACGACCTTGACGCGCTCGACGTCGGCAACGGGGCCATGGACGGCCTCACCAACGCCGAGCGGCAGAGCTACATGACCCTGTGGGCCATCAACAAATCGCCTCTGTTCACCGGTGACGATCTCACGAAGCTCGACAGCTACGGTCTCTCCCTGCTGACGAACGAGGAAGTCATCGCCGTCGACCAGAACACCTCGCCCGTCGCACGTCCCGTCACCCCGATGGGCGACCAGCAGGTCTGGGGGACCAAGAACCCCAACGGCACCTACACCGTCGCCCTGTTCAACCTCGCCGACGCGCCGGCCTCCGTCACCGCCGACTGGGCGTCCTTCGGCTTCGCCGGGTCGGCCTCCGTACGCGACCTGTGGAACCACCAGAACCTCAGGACGTACAAGAACAAGATCACCGAGACCCTGCCCGCCCACGGCTCCCGCCTGTTCATCGTCAAGCCCGGCGGCACCCCGTCGGCGACCACCAGTTACGAGGCCGAGTCCGCGAACAACACCCTGACCGGCAACGCCACCGTGGCCACCTGTGACGCGTGCTCCGGCGGCAAGAAGGTCGGCAACCTGTACCTCGACAGCAAGCTGCAGTTCAACGACGTCACGGTGAAGAAGGACGGCATCTACACCGTCAACGTCGCCTACGTCAGCGGCGACTCCCGCTCGGTGACCGTCTATTCCAACAGCGGCAACGGCACCAGTCTGAGGTTCCCCTCCACGGGCGACTGGGACACCGCCGACACCGTCAGCGTCCAGTTGGCCCTGAAGGCGGGCACCAACACCATCACGTTCGACAGCGGGTGGGACTACTCACCCGACATCGACAGGATCGACGTACCCAAGTCCGCCTGA
- a CDS encoding ROK family transcriptional regulator, translated as MRSAPSHEAAPAMTPAASLVFTTLLSHGPLTRSEVARRTRLSAAAVTKAVRPLMELGYLVEGVHEAARPAVGRPANLVWVDGGRALFIGVKVTGDEIIAVLADLCCRVRVSRHLRLTGRKPETVLPALTALVQELLTEADGFGVRVRGLGIAISGDVDRSDGLVRYSPFLEWRDVPLAEIAGTATGLPVTVDNDVRALTVAEHWFGAGVGLSDFALVTVGAGIGCGLVVNGRVVSGAHGVAGEIGHVSLDPLGPLCHCGNRGCAEAIAADPAILRAVRAATGRQVRDAAEALDLAHGNDPGVRAVYARAGEAIGRAIGFLVNLLGSERVIISGEGLAAYDLVAEGVQDAFAASAYGTAAQCDVMTRPLPFEEWARGAAATAIQSFMGSDMYEE; from the coding sequence ATGCGCTCGGCCCCTTCCCACGAGGCAGCCCCGGCGATGACGCCGGCCGCTTCCCTGGTCTTCACCACCCTGCTCTCCCACGGTCCGCTCACTCGGTCCGAGGTGGCGCGGCGCACCCGCCTCTCTGCGGCCGCCGTCACCAAGGCGGTCCGGCCGCTGATGGAACTCGGCTATCTGGTCGAGGGTGTGCACGAAGCCGCACGGCCCGCCGTGGGCCGACCGGCCAACCTGGTGTGGGTGGACGGCGGGAGGGCACTGTTCATCGGCGTCAAGGTGACCGGCGACGAGATCATCGCCGTGCTGGCCGATCTGTGCTGCCGGGTCCGGGTCTCCCGGCACCTGCGGCTCACGGGCCGCAAGCCGGAGACCGTGCTCCCCGCCCTCACCGCGCTGGTCCAGGAACTGCTCACGGAGGCCGACGGATTCGGTGTGCGGGTGCGGGGGCTGGGCATCGCCATCTCGGGGGACGTGGACCGCTCGGACGGACTGGTCCGCTACTCGCCCTTCCTGGAGTGGCGGGACGTGCCGCTCGCCGAGATCGCCGGGACCGCGACCGGCCTGCCGGTCACGGTCGACAACGACGTGCGGGCACTCACCGTCGCCGAGCACTGGTTCGGGGCCGGAGTCGGACTCTCGGACTTCGCCCTGGTGACCGTGGGCGCCGGTATCGGCTGCGGCCTGGTGGTGAACGGGCGGGTGGTGTCGGGCGCGCACGGTGTGGCCGGCGAGATCGGGCATGTGTCCCTCGACCCGCTCGGACCGCTCTGCCACTGCGGCAACCGGGGATGCGCGGAGGCGATCGCGGCGGACCCCGCGATACTCCGCGCGGTGCGCGCGGCCACGGGCCGGCAGGTGCGGGACGCGGCCGAGGCACTGGACCTGGCCCACGGCAACGACCCCGGTGTCAGGGCGGTCTACGCACGGGCCGGTGAAGCCATCGGCAGGGCCATCGGCTTTCTGGTGAACCTCCTCGGTTCCGAACGGGTGATCATCTCCGGAGAGGGCCTGGCCGCCTACGACCTGGTCGCCGAGGGCGTCCAGGACGCGTTCGCCGCCTCCGCCTACGGAACCGCCGCGCAGTGCGACGTCATGACACGTCCCCTGCCGTTCGAGGAGTGGGCGCGGGGGGCCGCGGCCACCGCCATCCAGTCCTTCATGGGATCAGACATGTACGAGGAGTGA
- a CDS encoding alpha-galactosidase, producing the protein MSAISFDPASGVWLLSTARTSYALWIDPTGAPCHLAWGPPLTLAAAGRLVLPAGEVSSFEGRSPAGEELPVDGGARYGVPSLRVRFADGTRAFEWAHLGHRIGEPAPGTKELALEFRDRHYPLAVALHYRVHDDTDVVERWTVLRNTGRQPMAVLRADSAAWTLPPRDHYRISHVTGQWSAEGLLHREPVPHGETVLTSRRGITSHHANPWLMLDAGDCGEDRGEVWSAALAWSGSWHLTVQRTPDGRTSCTGGAGHDGTELPLGPGQEYATPRFAGLYTDRGFSAASRAWHAYVRSHVLPHPDEMRPVLFNSWEATGFEVDEAGQKALAVRAAQLGVELYVVDDGWFRGRRDDSAGLGDWTPGTERFPRGLVPLVGEVHRLGMRFGLWVEPEMVNPDSDLYRAHPDWVLHFPHRTRTELRNQLVLNFARDDVAEWAYGWLTRLVADNGIDFLKWDMNRAFSEAGWPAREDGQDLLWTRYVHHLYDVIDRLRADHPGLRIETCSGGGGRVDLGILSRTDQAWPSDNTDAADRVSIQHGFSQIYPAQVMAAWVTDVPNQLTGRSVPLRYRFHVAMAGVLAVGGDLARWTPEELSEGAELVAQYKTVRHIVQHGVQHRLRGPVDDGPTAVQYTTADRREVLVLVWQRAPRHGTPRPALRLAGLDPTACYRDVTTGAVHHACVLTGYGIAPELPTGDWSSTSLHLIRVDDMTTEGTGSH; encoded by the coding sequence ATGTCTGCGATCTCCTTCGACCCCGCCTCGGGTGTCTGGCTGCTGTCCACTGCGCGCACGTCGTACGCACTGTGGATCGACCCCACGGGCGCACCCTGTCACCTGGCCTGGGGGCCTCCGCTGACCCTTGCGGCGGCCGGTCGGCTGGTGCTCCCGGCCGGGGAGGTCAGCAGTTTCGAGGGCCGTTCCCCGGCCGGCGAGGAGCTGCCGGTCGACGGCGGGGCCCGGTACGGAGTGCCGTCCCTGCGGGTACGGTTCGCCGACGGCACCCGGGCCTTCGAGTGGGCGCACCTGGGCCACCGGATCGGCGAGCCGGCGCCCGGAACGAAGGAACTGGCCCTCGAGTTCCGTGACCGCCACTACCCACTGGCAGTTGCGCTCCACTACCGCGTCCACGACGACACGGACGTCGTCGAGCGCTGGACCGTGCTGCGCAACACCGGCCGGCAGCCCATGGCCGTACTGCGCGCGGACTCGGCCGCCTGGACGCTGCCGCCGCGTGACCACTACCGGATCAGTCATGTCACGGGCCAGTGGTCGGCCGAGGGCCTGCTGCACCGGGAGCCGGTCCCGCACGGCGAGACCGTGCTCACCAGTCGGCGCGGCATCACCAGCCACCACGCGAACCCGTGGCTGATGCTGGACGCCGGCGATTGCGGCGAGGACCGGGGCGAGGTGTGGAGCGCGGCCCTGGCCTGGAGCGGAAGCTGGCACCTGACCGTGCAACGCACACCCGACGGTCGTACGTCCTGCACGGGTGGAGCGGGGCACGACGGAACGGAACTGCCGCTCGGCCCCGGCCAGGAGTACGCCACCCCACGCTTCGCGGGCCTGTACACCGACCGCGGGTTCTCAGCCGCGAGCCGCGCCTGGCACGCGTACGTGAGAAGCCATGTGCTCCCGCACCCGGACGAGATGCGCCCCGTGCTGTTCAACTCCTGGGAGGCCACCGGATTCGAGGTCGACGAGGCCGGCCAGAAGGCACTCGCGGTCCGGGCCGCGCAGCTCGGGGTGGAACTCTACGTGGTCGACGACGGCTGGTTCCGCGGCCGCCGCGACGACAGCGCCGGACTCGGCGACTGGACCCCGGGCACCGAGCGGTTCCCACGGGGGCTCGTCCCGCTCGTCGGGGAGGTCCACCGGCTCGGCATGCGCTTCGGCCTGTGGGTGGAGCCGGAAATGGTCAACCCCGACAGTGATCTGTACCGCGCGCACCCCGACTGGGTACTGCACTTCCCGCACCGCACCCGCACCGAACTGCGCAACCAGCTGGTGCTCAACTTCGCGCGTGACGACGTCGCCGAGTGGGCGTACGGATGGCTGACCCGGTTGGTCGCGGACAACGGGATCGACTTCCTCAAGTGGGACATGAACCGCGCCTTCAGCGAGGCCGGCTGGCCTGCCCGCGAGGACGGGCAGGACCTGCTGTGGACGCGGTACGTGCACCACCTCTACGACGTGATCGACCGGCTGCGCGCGGACCACCCCGGGCTGCGCATCGAGACGTGCAGCGGTGGCGGCGGCCGTGTCGACCTGGGCATCCTCTCCCGCACGGACCAGGCGTGGCCGTCCGACAACACCGACGCGGCCGACCGGGTCTCCATCCAGCACGGCTTCAGCCAGATCTACCCGGCCCAGGTGATGGCGGCCTGGGTGACGGACGTGCCCAACCAGCTCACCGGCCGCTCGGTGCCGCTGCGTTACCGCTTCCACGTCGCCATGGCCGGGGTCCTGGCGGTGGGCGGCGACCTTGCCCGCTGGACACCGGAGGAACTGTCCGAGGGTGCGGAGCTGGTGGCCCAGTACAAGACGGTCCGTCACATCGTCCAGCACGGTGTCCAGCACCGGCTGCGTGGCCCCGTCGACGACGGGCCGACCGCCGTGCAGTACACGACGGCCGACCGCCGCGAGGTCCTTGTGCTGGTGTGGCAGCGGGCACCCCGCCACGGCACCCCGCGCCCCGCCCTCAGGCTCGCCGGACTGGACCCCACCGCGTGCTACCGGGACGTCACCACCGGCGCCGTCCACCACGCCTGCGTACTGACCGGGTACGGCATCGCACCCGAACTGCCGACCGGTGACTGGTCCAGTACGTCCCTGCACCTGATCAGGGTCGACGACATGACGACCGAAGGCACAGGCTCCCACTGA
- a CDS encoding sugar ABC transporter substrate-binding protein, with protein sequence MRPPTRSVLSGAAAVAVLMAGSAACTIKNSGSPSGVQAPVAAKSGTGPAELADASGIRVALVPGGAHPYFQPWRAAGVATKKKYGLGDVIFDETSEWDQQKQDNLLSTLAARGYNAFGIFGVSPTDINTTFADLKSQGFAVASLASCPAGGTDKADFCLSTDVEAAAYKAAEAAIEAMGGKGTLVHLTGNNVDANTQLRIKGVAEAVKESGGKVKLLQTVTDVDTDLQTAQKAVSDLLAAKGNQIQGIVTTAYNPAVAAADAVRSTGSQAKVVAIDDDAQILSGIENGSVAATVVQNPVGQAEVGTWALALLQTKQCTMRRPGRTIDSGSFVVTKANVHTYDSARKAKTEQLKKQFADTVLVCK encoded by the coding sequence ATGCGTCCCCCGACCCGTTCCGTTCTCTCAGGAGCTGCCGCCGTTGCTGTCCTCATGGCGGGTTCGGCGGCCTGCACCATCAAGAACTCCGGCTCGCCCTCGGGTGTCCAGGCCCCTGTGGCCGCCAAGTCCGGTACCGGACCGGCCGAGTTGGCCGACGCGTCGGGGATCAGGGTGGCCCTCGTGCCCGGCGGGGCCCACCCGTACTTCCAGCCGTGGAGGGCGGCGGGGGTCGCGACGAAGAAGAAGTACGGCCTCGGGGACGTGATCTTCGACGAGACCTCCGAGTGGGACCAGCAGAAGCAGGACAACCTGCTCTCCACGCTGGCCGCCCGCGGCTACAACGCGTTCGGGATCTTCGGGGTGTCGCCCACCGACATCAACACCACCTTCGCGGATCTCAAGTCACAGGGATTCGCCGTGGCCTCGCTCGCCTCCTGCCCGGCCGGAGGCACCGACAAGGCCGACTTCTGTCTGTCCACGGACGTGGAGGCAGCCGCCTACAAAGCAGCCGAGGCCGCGATCGAGGCCATGGGCGGCAAGGGCACGCTCGTCCACCTCACCGGCAACAACGTGGACGCCAACACGCAGTTGCGCATCAAGGGAGTGGCCGAGGCGGTGAAGGAGTCCGGCGGCAAGGTGAAGCTGCTGCAGACCGTCACCGACGTCGACACGGACCTGCAGACCGCGCAGAAGGCGGTCTCCGACCTGCTCGCCGCCAAGGGCAACCAGATCCAGGGCATTGTCACCACCGCCTACAACCCCGCCGTCGCCGCTGCCGACGCGGTCCGCAGTACCGGCTCCCAGGCCAAGGTCGTGGCCATCGACGACGACGCACAGATCCTCAGCGGTATCGAGAACGGCTCGGTGGCCGCCACCGTCGTACAGAACCCCGTGGGACAGGCCGAGGTGGGGACGTGGGCGCTGGCGCTGCTGCAGACGAAGCAGTGCACCATGCGCCGGCCGGGCCGGACGATCGACTCCGGCTCGTTCGTGGTCACCAAGGCGAACGTCCACACCTATGACTCGGCCAGGAAGGCGAAGACCGAGCAGCTCAAGAAGCAGTTCGCCGACACCGTCCTGGTCTGCAAGTGA
- a CDS encoding mandelate racemase/muconate lactonizing enzyme family protein, which translates to MTVITTATALLADIAVEKDRTDAVQAFVKQETILVEITTGDGLQGIGYAYTIGTGGSSVLALLREHLLPLLVGADARNVEALWQRLFATTRATTTGAITSLALAAVDTALWDLRCRRAGEPLWRLAGGHRQEVPLYDTEGGWLHLDTDDLVRSALEAQKAGWAGVKIKVGKPHVAEDAERLRAVREAVGPSMHIMTDANQSQTISSALHLAAALEPYGPYWLEEPLPADDVSGHARLAAATRTPVAVGESLYSAMQFRAYLESGAASVVQVDAARIGGITPWLKVAHTAESHNAMVCPHFLMELHVSLAAAVPNGMFVEYIPQLRAVTRTELMIRHGHAVAPDMPGIGIDWDMDAVDNRRVA; encoded by the coding sequence ATGACCGTCATCACGACCGCCACGGCACTGCTCGCCGACATCGCGGTGGAGAAGGACCGCACGGACGCCGTGCAGGCCTTCGTCAAGCAGGAGACGATCCTCGTCGAGATCACCACCGGGGACGGCCTCCAGGGAATCGGGTACGCCTACACGATCGGCACCGGCGGATCGTCGGTGCTGGCCCTGCTCCGGGAGCACCTGCTTCCTCTCCTCGTCGGCGCGGACGCCCGCAACGTCGAGGCCCTGTGGCAGCGGCTGTTCGCGACGACGCGGGCCACGACCACCGGAGCCATCACCTCCCTCGCCCTCGCCGCCGTGGACACCGCCCTGTGGGACCTGCGGTGCAGGCGCGCCGGTGAACCGCTGTGGCGACTGGCCGGCGGCCACCGCCAGGAAGTCCCGCTCTACGACACCGAAGGCGGCTGGCTCCACCTGGACACCGACGACCTGGTCCGCTCGGCACTCGAGGCGCAGAAGGCCGGGTGGGCGGGCGTCAAGATCAAGGTGGGCAAGCCGCATGTGGCGGAGGACGCGGAGCGGCTGCGCGCCGTCCGCGAAGCCGTGGGTCCGTCGATGCACATCATGACCGACGCCAACCAGTCACAGACCATCTCCTCGGCACTCCACCTCGCGGCCGCCCTCGAACCGTACGGGCCGTACTGGCTCGAGGAACCCCTTCCGGCCGACGACGTCAGCGGACACGCCCGCCTGGCGGCCGCGACGAGGACTCCCGTCGCCGTCGGTGAGTCCCTGTACTCCGCCATGCAGTTCCGCGCCTACCTGGAGTCGGGCGCGGCCTCCGTCGTACAGGTCGACGCCGCACGCATCGGCGGCATCACTCCGTGGCTGAAGGTCGCGCACACCGCGGAGAGCCACAACGCCATGGTCTGCCCGCACTTCCTGATGGAACTGCACGTCAGCCTGGCCGCCGCGGTGCCCAACGGCATGTTCGTCGAGTACATCCCGCAACTGAGGGCCGTGACCCGCACCGAACTGATGATCCGTCACGGACACGCGGTGGCACCGGACATGCCAGGCATCGGGATCGACTGGGACATGGACGCCGTCGACAACCGGAGGGTGGCATGA
- a CDS encoding ABC transporter permease → MKAPATTPEHDRRTDRAKAAPQPARRLPFWVNQRLGLLVLTVALAALFGLLRPAFLDQRLVLFPLLRDISTLTVVALAQMVVLSVGHMNLAVGRMAAFGALFAGLGYDRLGLPLQLGLLLCLFVGAAIGALTGWIIARTGVSAFVVTLAMDFALQGLVSLLYSALTENAAFTTRPSGLMDLRTTSLADICVGRLCGSPAVPQMAQFTVLALGGLGVLYSRTRVGRELLLTGANPAAAELSGIPTGRRVILAHTLSGLLAALAGFMAAVSTGTFRASIGQDFMLPSFLGAVLGGTLLTGGVVSVLGALLGTSLVGVIRKGLDLLGVGLESLNIYLGCVLLLALSADRVRTVVSYRKVVRST, encoded by the coding sequence ATGAAGGCACCCGCGACGACCCCGGAGCACGACCGTCGGACCGACCGAGCCAAGGCCGCGCCCCAGCCCGCCCGGCGGCTGCCGTTCTGGGTGAACCAGCGCCTCGGTCTCCTGGTGCTCACCGTCGCTCTCGCCGCGCTGTTCGGCCTCCTGCGGCCGGCGTTCCTCGACCAGCGGCTCGTGCTGTTCCCCCTGCTGCGGGACATCTCGACGCTGACCGTCGTCGCGCTCGCGCAGATGGTGGTCCTGTCCGTGGGACACATGAACCTCGCCGTCGGCCGGATGGCCGCCTTCGGCGCCCTCTTCGCGGGCCTCGGCTACGACAGGCTCGGCCTTCCACTCCAACTCGGCCTGCTGCTCTGCCTGTTCGTCGGCGCCGCCATCGGCGCCCTGACCGGCTGGATCATCGCCCGTACCGGCGTCAGTGCCTTCGTGGTCACCCTGGCCATGGACTTCGCCCTGCAGGGACTGGTCTCCCTGCTCTACTCGGCGCTGACCGAGAACGCGGCCTTCACCACTCGGCCGAGCGGGCTCATGGACCTGCGCACCACCTCGCTCGCCGACATCTGCGTCGGTCGCCTCTGCGGATCCCCGGCCGTCCCGCAGATGGCACAGTTCACGGTCCTGGCGCTGGGCGGCCTCGGTGTGCTGTACTCCCGCACCCGGGTGGGCCGGGAACTGCTGCTCACCGGCGCCAACCCCGCGGCGGCGGAGCTGTCGGGCATCCCCACGGGCCGCCGCGTGATCCTCGCGCACACCCTGTCCGGACTGCTCGCCGCACTCGCCGGTTTCATGGCCGCCGTGAGCACCGGCACGTTCCGCGCCTCCATCGGTCAGGACTTCATGCTGCCCTCGTTCCTCGGCGCGGTCCTGGGCGGGACCCTGCTCACCGGCGGCGTCGTCTCCGTACTCGGCGCCCTGCTGGGCACCTCGCTGGTCGGCGTGATCCGCAAGGGCCTGGATCTGCTCGGTGTCGGCCTGGAGAGCCTGAACATCTACCTCGGCTGTGTCCTCCTGCTGGCCCTGTCGGCCGACCGGGTACGCACCGTCGTGTCCTACCGCAAGGTGGTGCGCTCCACGTGA
- a CDS encoding ABC transporter permease, whose translation MITVNAPAARTGAALRRFSRSTTMTLLCVTAAGYLVLGAASSGEFFHGPSVRTFLQYLATPILIGLAQMTALCVGQLNLAVGALGGCAACLMGVLMADGGVPAPVAVAAGVLTATLVGLVTGVFIVATRINGFIVTLATMTILLGAQYRLVGTRTVDGYSPALKDFGRAALLNLPLVFLTALAAAALLAAFMYRATAGRRLLAAGGNPLAARLSGISTDRQIVLAHTLSGLLAGVAAVTATASLPGVNSSVGGDWLLPSFAAPIIGGVALNGGSVAVLGTVLAAFVMRLIDAARAQFSLDPSWVNFLIGLVVLGTVVGGRVHQTRMDTKGRAPGRTPPGPAGRGRPADAALPHPGGAR comes from the coding sequence GTGATCACCGTCAACGCCCCCGCAGCCCGTACCGGCGCGGCCCTGCGCCGCTTCTCCCGCTCCACGACCATGACGCTGCTGTGCGTGACAGCGGCCGGATACCTCGTCCTGGGCGCGGCCTCGTCGGGCGAGTTCTTCCACGGGCCGTCGGTGCGGACCTTCCTGCAGTACCTGGCCACGCCCATCCTCATCGGGCTGGCACAGATGACCGCTCTGTGCGTGGGGCAGCTCAACCTCGCGGTCGGTGCCCTGGGCGGCTGCGCGGCCTGTCTGATGGGCGTCCTCATGGCCGACGGCGGTGTCCCGGCCCCGGTCGCCGTTGCGGCCGGCGTCCTCACGGCGACACTGGTCGGTCTGGTGACCGGAGTGTTCATCGTGGCGACGCGGATCAACGGCTTCATCGTCACGCTCGCCACGATGACCATCCTGCTGGGAGCCCAGTACCGGCTGGTCGGCACACGCACCGTCGACGGCTACTCGCCGGCCCTCAAGGACTTCGGCCGTGCGGCTTTGCTGAACCTCCCGCTGGTGTTCCTCACCGCGCTCGCAGCGGCGGCCCTGCTGGCCGCGTTCATGTACCGCGCGACCGCCGGTCGCCGGCTCCTCGCGGCGGGCGGCAACCCGCTGGCCGCGAGACTGTCGGGCATCTCCACCGACCGGCAGATCGTGCTCGCGCACACCCTGTCCGGCCTGCTGGCCGGCGTCGCGGCCGTGACCGCGACGGCGTCGTTGCCCGGCGTCAACAGCAGCGTCGGCGGGGACTGGCTGCTGCCGAGCTTCGCCGCTCCGATCATCGGAGGTGTCGCGCTCAACGGCGGATCCGTGGCGGTGCTGGGCACGGTGCTGGCGGCGTTCGTCATGCGGCTCATCGACGCCGCGCGCGCCCAGTTCTCGCTCGACCCCAGCTGGGTGAACTTCCTCATCGGTCTGGTCGTGCTCGGTACCGTGGTCGGTGGCCGCGTCCACCAGACCCGCATGGATACGAAGGGCAGGGCGCCGGGGCGCACCCCGCCCGGACCGGCGGGCCGAGGACGGCCGGCCGATGCCGCCCTGCCGCACCCGGGAGGCGCGCGATGA